A region of the Actinomycetota bacterium genome:
CCGTCGGACGCAGAACGTGCGGCGTCGCCGATCAGCCGGGCCGACGCCTGGATCACCTCGTCGCCCCGCATGAAACCGTAGTGGTCGTTGTACGCCTTGAAGTTGTCGAGGTCGGCGTAGAGGATCGCGAACGGGTCGGAGCGCGCGAGCCGGGCGTCGATCTCCTCCTCGATACGCACGTTGCCGGGCAGTCCGGTGAGCGGCGACTGCGTGCGCGTGTCGCGGGAGCGGCGCAGCACGCCGCGGATCCGGGCCAACAGCTCCGGGGTGTCGAAGGGCTTGACGATGTAGTCGTCGGCGCCGATCGCGAACCCTTCGAGCTTGTCGGCCGAGAGTCCACGCGCGGTGAGCATGATCACCGAGACGGCCGCCGTGCTCGGGTCCTGCCGCAAGCGGCGGGTCAGCTCGAAACCGTCCATGTTGGGCATCATCACGTCGGCCAGTACGAGGTCGGGGCGACGCTCGCGCGCCGCGTCGAGCGCGAGGGCGCCGTCGGCGGCGACCCGCACGTCGTAGCCAGCGGCGCGCAGCTCGATCTCGAGCAACCTGGCGATGAACGGGTCGTCGTCGACCACGAGGAGGCTCTCTCCACCGCCGTTGCCGTCGGCGGCGGTCTCGATCTCCGCCTGGTCGGTGCGGTTCCCCTCGGTCACCACATCATCCTCGATCCCTCGCGCTCCCGCGCGACCTCGGCCATCGGCGACGCGTTCAGGTCGTCATGCGCGTCGCCGCATGCGTCGGTTCATGGATTCGGCACTTTATCCCGCGAGGTGAAGCATGTCCGAGCATCCTGTCGAACACCCGGCGCGGCCCCGGACGCCGGTCGGCCCCGCGTGGCACGATAGCCGCACCACACTGGGCAAGGGGGTCGGTCGATGCAGGTGCTGGACACGTTCCTCGACGCGATGGGGAACACCCCCCTCGTGCGCCTGCGGTCGGTCTCGCGCGGGCTGCACCCGACGATCCTGGCCAAGGTCGAGATGTTGAACCCGGGCGGGTCCGTGAAGGATCGCATCGGCATCCGCATGATCGAAGCCGCCGAACGCGCGGGCACGCTGCGCCCAGGCGGCACGATCGTCGAACCCACCTCGGGCAACACCGGGCACGGTCTCGCGATCGCCGCGGCGATCCGCGGCTACCGCTGCATCTTCGTGATGCCCGACAAGATGAGCCAAGAGAAGATCTCGCTGCTGCGCGCGTACGGCGCCGAGGTGATCATCACCCCGACCGCCGTGCCGCGGGAGTCGCCGGAGTCGTACTACTCGGTCGCGTCCCGCCTGGCCGACGAGATCCCCGGGGCGTTCCAGCCCAACCAGTACTTCAATCAGGAGAACCCCGCCACGCACTTCGACACGACCGGCCCCGAGATCTGGGAACAGACCGACGGGCGCATCGACGTCTTCGTCGCCGGGGTCGGCACGGGCGGCACGGTCACCGGCGTCGGCCGCTTCCTGAAGTCGC
Encoded here:
- a CDS encoding response regulator, encoding MTEGNRTDQAEIETAADGNGGGESLLVVDDDPFIARLLEIELRAAGYDVRVAADGALALDAARERRPDLVLADVMMPNMDGFELTRRLRQDPSTAAVSVIMLTARGLSADKLEGFAIGADDYIVKPFDTPELLARIRGVLRRSRDTRTQSPLTGLPGNVRIEEEIDARLARSDPFAILYADLDNFKAYNDHYGFMRGDEVIQASARLIGDAARSASDGAAFIGHVGGDDFVVVVAPDLSEPVAQAIVSAFDGAAPGFYDESDRERGYIEVTNRRGELQRFGVLTLSIGIASTAKRSFQHYAEAVAVAAEMKQYTKGSETSSWAVDRRSGE